Proteins co-encoded in one Actinomycetes bacterium genomic window:
- a CDS encoding GNAT family N-acetyltransferase: protein MAEAAASGAPEYPASWEADVALRDGHTVRVRPIHPTDAEELGAFHQRQSAESIYFRFLSPRPTLSDKELARFTQLDYEDRMAFVGVLGDKIIAVARYERYDGTDTAEVAFLVDDDHNGRGLATVMLEYLAAAARHNGLHRFSASTLPNNRKMLSVFARAGFDVSSRIEDGVVALSFAIDPTDESTAAADRRERQAEAATVQRLLRPESVAVLGSWAPGGLGAAAVEAIVWGGYRGELCMVRTGAAATGQAESDPPQGVAALDEIPRGTDLAIVAVEAERVPAIVERCADAGVGAILIHSAGFAESGPQGAALQDRVVEVARRNGVRVLGPNCLGLVNTDPDVSLHATVATGWPPSGHVAVFAESGTLAAAILDEAQRRELGVSTFVAAGNPADVGVADMLSYWTDDAASDAVLLYMRSSGLPARLVRAARAAALRKPVATLGSVFLGASDSQQALRRVEALTRQTGVISVGSLEQLFDLGRLMADQPVPAGAGVAVVGNSDGAVAMAADACAGSGLQLVDLAADGSNGGGPGNAADYQNPVNLTFKARTSDFVAALDAVAQHPEVHSVLLVHTPPRMKRSQEIADAVVAVSQRHPDVTFAATMLGAAGTPRIGDDGNSVPVYSFPEHAALALGRLARYRQWSESNREVPTGTPLGCDIDAAREVTAVALARQDRDESVQLTLEEQERLLSAFAVPIAARDVVADADAAMAAVERIGWPVAIKAHRRDRRTRTAASGVAVDLADEADLRATWERMESVLGADMHPAAVQRYIERGVDASVVLRRTPGGGTIEVGLGGPVAALDDRQFGLLPLSLHDAQSLVSSSSVGRALSDPLDRVALVGVVQRLAELMEQVEEICFIEADPVIASVDGAWVADVTVEVCPPEKSLPVRKLD, encoded by the coding sequence GTGGCCGAAGCAGCTGCCTCCGGCGCCCCCGAGTACCCAGCTTCGTGGGAGGCCGACGTGGCACTCCGCGACGGCCACACCGTGAGGGTGCGGCCGATCCATCCCACCGACGCCGAGGAACTCGGAGCGTTCCACCAACGGCAGTCGGCGGAGTCCATCTACTTCCGGTTCCTGTCGCCGCGCCCCACCCTCTCGGACAAGGAGCTGGCCCGCTTCACGCAGCTCGACTACGAGGACCGGATGGCGTTCGTGGGGGTGCTCGGCGACAAGATCATCGCGGTCGCCCGCTACGAACGGTATGACGGAACCGACACCGCAGAAGTCGCGTTCCTGGTCGACGACGACCACAACGGCCGCGGCCTCGCAACGGTGATGCTCGAGTACCTGGCGGCGGCAGCGCGCCACAACGGGCTGCACAGGTTCAGCGCCTCCACGCTGCCCAACAACCGCAAGATGCTCAGCGTGTTCGCGAGGGCCGGTTTCGATGTGTCATCACGCATCGAGGACGGAGTCGTGGCCCTGTCGTTCGCGATCGACCCGACTGACGAGTCGACCGCGGCGGCTGACCGCAGGGAACGACAGGCCGAGGCCGCCACTGTCCAGCGGCTGCTCCGTCCCGAGTCGGTCGCCGTACTGGGCAGTTGGGCCCCCGGAGGTCTCGGGGCAGCAGCAGTGGAGGCGATCGTGTGGGGCGGATATCGCGGCGAACTCTGCATGGTTCGCACCGGCGCCGCAGCGACCGGGCAGGCCGAGAGTGATCCTCCGCAGGGCGTTGCGGCACTCGACGAGATCCCACGGGGCACCGACCTGGCGATCGTGGCCGTTGAGGCGGAACGGGTCCCCGCCATCGTGGAGCGCTGTGCCGATGCGGGGGTGGGTGCGATCCTGATCCACTCGGCCGGCTTCGCGGAGTCCGGCCCTCAGGGCGCTGCGTTGCAGGATCGTGTGGTCGAGGTGGCCCGTCGCAATGGTGTGCGGGTGCTCGGCCCCAACTGTTTGGGGCTGGTCAACACCGACCCGGACGTGAGTCTGCACGCCACCGTGGCGACCGGCTGGCCCCCGAGCGGGCACGTCGCAGTGTTCGCCGAGTCGGGAACGCTCGCCGCGGCGATCCTCGATGAGGCCCAGCGGCGGGAACTGGGCGTGTCGACCTTCGTCGCGGCCGGGAACCCGGCCGACGTTGGTGTTGCCGACATGCTCAGCTACTGGACCGACGACGCGGCGAGCGATGCCGTGCTGCTCTACATGCGGTCGTCGGGACTGCCCGCCCGGCTGGTGCGCGCCGCCCGGGCGGCAGCGTTGCGCAAGCCGGTCGCAACCCTCGGCAGTGTGTTCCTCGGCGCGTCCGATTCCCAACAGGCCCTCCGGCGCGTCGAGGCCCTGACCCGCCAGACCGGGGTGATCAGCGTCGGATCGCTCGAGCAGTTGTTCGACCTGGGCCGCCTCATGGCCGATCAGCCGGTACCTGCCGGTGCCGGGGTGGCCGTGGTCGGCAACTCCGACGGCGCCGTGGCCATGGCCGCTGACGCATGTGCAGGCAGCGGACTGCAGCTGGTCGACCTTGCTGCTGACGGCAGCAACGGCGGGGGACCGGGAAATGCCGCGGACTACCAGAACCCCGTGAACCTCACCTTCAAGGCTCGAACAAGTGACTTCGTCGCTGCCCTCGATGCGGTTGCGCAGCACCCTGAAGTGCACAGCGTGCTGCTGGTGCACACGCCGCCCCGGATGAAGCGCTCACAGGAGATCGCCGATGCCGTCGTTGCGGTCTCGCAGCGACACCCGGATGTGACCTTTGCTGCCACGATGCTCGGCGCTGCCGGCACCCCCAGGATCGGCGACGACGGCAACTCGGTGCCGGTGTACTCGTTTCCCGAGCACGCAGCCCTGGCGCTCGGCCGCCTGGCCCGATATCGGCAGTGGAGCGAATCCAACCGCGAGGTCCCGACCGGGACGCCGCTCGGGTGCGACATCGACGCTGCGAGGGAGGTCACCGCCGTTGCGCTGGCGCGACAGGATCGCGACGAGTCGGTGCAGCTCACCCTCGAGGAGCAGGAGAGGCTGCTCTCGGCGTTCGCAGTGCCGATCGCAGCGCGCGACGTGGTGGCGGATGCCGACGCGGCCATGGCGGCCGTGGAGCGGATCGGCTGGCCGGTCGCGATCAAGGCGCACCGGCGTGACCGGCGTACCCGCACAGCGGCCAGCGGCGTGGCCGTCGACCTTGCCGATGAAGCCGACCTTCGGGCCACATGGGAACGGATGGAAAGCGTGCTGGGCGCCGACATGCACCCAGCCGCCGTGCAGCGCTACATCGAACGCGGCGTCGACGCCTCTGTGGTGCTGCGTCGCACTCCGGGCGGTGGCACGATCGAGGTCGGCCTGGGCGGACCCGTGGCGGCGCTCGACGACCGCCAGTTCGGTCTGCTGCCGCTCAGTCTCCACGACGCTCAGTCGCTCGTGTCGTCCAGCTCGGTGGGCAGGGCCCTGTCCGACCCGCTCGACCGGGTGGCGCTCGTCGGTGTGGTGCAACGACTGGCCGAGCTGATGGAGCAGGTGGAGGAGATCTGTTTCATCGAGGCCGATCCCGTGATCGCATCGGTTGATGGCGCATGGGTGGCCGACGTGACCGTCGAGGTGTGTCCGCCCGAGAAGTCCCTCCCCGTGCGCAAGCTCGACTAG
- a CDS encoding CocE/NonD family hydrolase, producing MSRSITKLGLCALATTALLASACTTSDEAAEPSVLGADTARATFSTNASVGQLTVTGAEPGVELTLYSDAEEVVSGNADDEGALIFRELDAGEYRVAAEATDDNEEQVTGTVELPTLEESLPERDFYAGQTLEPGYTYIETRDGTQLSASVYLPGPAEDGPYPTVVEYSGYDPAKPGGNLLESNAEKLEELGIDAESLCETVEFLCNAPAQPSSIIALGMGYAVVAVNVRGTGCSGGAYDYNEPLQTLDGYDVIETVASQDWVYDNKVGMVGLSYPGITQLFVARAQPPSLAAITPLSVMDDTVRGLLAPGGIHNEGFALSWAEQVLEKAEPLGQGWEEELIEDGDAQCAENQKLRGQNVDVTEVALSYDHYPPELGDWYNPSVFGEDIEVPIFLSGSFQDEQTGGRFPLLWDKFPNSPLVRFSMWNGAHADGFAPMNLSEWKAFLDLYVADQVPTIPPIMNLLAPILMEDVFGATLELEAVPYSEFDTVEEARAAYEAEKPVRLILENGASDPEQPGAPGGTAEYRFDQWPPADVSALPFYLNADGTLTEAEPLDDGGASRYDVDGELAETVTLPGGSGDAFKALPDYEWAQEPAGSAAVFVSEPLTEDLALAGSASADLFIRSSAPEADIGVTLSEVRPDGQEVYIQSGVLRGSMRATEDNSTELWPNHSGYEEDASPMPVDEFTEARVEIFPFAHVVRAGSRIRLSVHTPGGDRVRWAYILADGQEGASFDVAHNAEMASRLVLPVTSSITGYPAELPPCPGLRAQPCREFADYLNTPAS from the coding sequence ATGTCACGATCGATCACAAAGCTTGGGCTGTGCGCACTGGCAACCACCGCGTTGTTGGCATCCGCCTGCACCACCTCCGACGAGGCGGCAGAGCCATCGGTGCTCGGGGCCGATACCGCCCGGGCGACATTCTCCACCAATGCGAGCGTTGGCCAGTTGACGGTCACGGGGGCCGAACCAGGTGTGGAGCTCACCCTCTACTCCGACGCAGAGGAAGTCGTCTCCGGCAATGCCGACGACGAGGGCGCCCTTATCTTCCGCGAGCTTGATGCAGGCGAGTACCGCGTCGCAGCCGAAGCCACCGACGACAACGAGGAGCAGGTCACCGGGACCGTCGAGTTGCCGACCCTCGAGGAGTCACTCCCCGAGCGTGACTTCTACGCGGGCCAGACCCTGGAACCCGGCTACACCTACATCGAGACCCGCGACGGCACCCAGCTGTCGGCCTCGGTTTACCTGCCAGGGCCGGCCGAGGACGGCCCCTACCCCACCGTGGTCGAGTACTCCGGGTACGACCCGGCCAAGCCCGGGGGCAACCTGCTCGAGTCCAACGCGGAGAAGCTGGAGGAGCTCGGCATCGACGCGGAGTCGCTGTGCGAGACCGTCGAGTTCCTCTGCAACGCGCCGGCACAGCCCAGCTCGATCATCGCGCTGGGGATGGGTTACGCAGTTGTGGCGGTCAACGTGCGCGGCACCGGCTGCTCCGGCGGCGCCTACGACTACAACGAACCGCTGCAGACCCTCGACGGCTACGACGTGATCGAGACCGTCGCCTCCCAGGACTGGGTCTACGACAACAAGGTCGGCATGGTGGGGCTGTCCTACCCGGGCATCACGCAACTGTTCGTGGCCCGCGCCCAGCCTCCGAGCCTCGCGGCGATCACGCCCCTGTCGGTGATGGACGACACGGTTCGTGGCCTCCTCGCCCCCGGCGGCATCCACAACGAGGGCTTCGCCCTCTCATGGGCCGAGCAGGTGCTGGAGAAGGCCGAGCCACTGGGCCAGGGCTGGGAGGAGGAGCTCATCGAGGACGGCGATGCCCAGTGCGCAGAGAACCAGAAGCTCCGCGGCCAGAACGTCGACGTCACCGAGGTGGCGCTTTCCTACGACCACTACCCGCCGGAGCTGGGCGACTGGTACAACCCGAGCGTCTTCGGTGAGGACATCGAGGTGCCGATCTTCCTGTCGGGCTCCTTCCAGGACGAGCAGACCGGTGGCCGGTTCCCGCTCCTGTGGGACAAGTTCCCCAACTCGCCGCTGGTGCGCTTCAGCATGTGGAACGGCGCCCACGCCGACGGCTTCGCGCCGATGAACCTGTCGGAGTGGAAGGCATTCCTCGATCTCTACGTGGCCGACCAGGTGCCCACGATCCCACCGATCATGAACCTGCTTGCCCCGATCCTCATGGAGGACGTGTTCGGCGCCACCCTCGAGCTCGAGGCGGTGCCCTACTCGGAGTTCGACACCGTCGAGGAGGCACGAGCGGCCTACGAGGCCGAGAAGCCCGTGAGGCTCATCCTCGAGAACGGCGCCTCGGACCCCGAGCAACCGGGCGCACCCGGCGGCACTGCCGAGTACCGCTTCGACCAGTGGCCGCCCGCCGATGTGTCGGCCCTCCCGTTCTACCTCAACGCGGATGGCACGCTCACCGAGGCCGAACCGCTCGATGACGGCGGCGCGTCGCGCTACGACGTCGACGGCGAGCTCGCCGAGACAGTCACCCTGCCGGGTGGCAGCGGCGACGCCTTCAAGGCATTGCCGGACTACGAGTGGGCCCAGGAGCCTGCTGGCAGCGCCGCTGTGTTCGTGTCCGAGCCGCTGACCGAGGACCTCGCCCTCGCCGGGTCGGCCTCTGCCGACCTGTTCATCCGCTCGTCGGCTCCCGAAGCCGACATCGGGGTGACCCTGTCCGAGGTCCGCCCCGATGGCCAGGAGGTCTACATCCAGTCCGGCGTGCTGCGCGGCTCGATGCGGGCCACCGAGGACAACTCGACAGAGCTCTGGCCCAACCACAGCGGCTACGAGGAAGACGCCTCCCCGATGCCGGTCGACGAATTCACAGAGGCGCGGGTCGAGATCTTCCCGTTCGCACACGTTGTGCGTGCCGGATCGAGGATCCGCCTGTCCGTGCACACACCTGGCGGAGACCGTGTGCGCTGGGCCTACATCCTCGCCGACGGGCAAGAGGGCGCCAGCTTCGATGTGGCGCACAACGCCGAGATGGCGTCACGGCTCGTGCTGCCCGTCACGTCGTCGATCACCGGCTACCCGGCGGAACTGCCACCGTGCCCCGGCTTGCGTGCCCAGCCGTGCCGGGAGTTCGCCGACTACCTGAACACGCCTGCCAGCTGA
- a CDS encoding alpha/beta hydrolase codes for MSDNDAPPGANAADLGDGIDPDAEDFLYDEFAWFSENCAEYDLAWDGQAEVERVQVPAGDLGDLSMLRWGSGHPEVVFLHGSAQNAHTWDTVALAMGQPPALAVDLPGHGRSLWRKDGRYDPHSNADTVLAALESVLEQPVLLVGMSLGGLTANRVSKLNSDLVTRQVVVDITPGVTRDKAKEIHDFIAGPQTFASFSEIFERTVEFNPTRSKTSLRRGILHNAHRLDDGSWEWNYDRAQPDGGTPFPERDDLWADVAATKMPYLLTRGADSPVVDDDDVAELRRQRPAARVEMVEAAGHSIQGDQPVVLAGMLSAELDA; via the coding sequence ATGAGTGACAACGACGCCCCACCGGGCGCCAACGCGGCCGACCTGGGTGACGGGATCGATCCCGATGCCGAGGACTTCCTGTACGACGAGTTCGCGTGGTTTTCCGAGAACTGCGCCGAGTACGACCTGGCGTGGGACGGTCAGGCGGAAGTGGAACGCGTGCAAGTGCCCGCGGGCGACCTGGGAGATTTGTCGATGCTGCGCTGGGGCAGCGGTCACCCGGAGGTCGTGTTCCTGCACGGCAGCGCACAGAACGCGCACACCTGGGACACGGTCGCGCTGGCGATGGGCCAGCCTCCCGCGCTGGCCGTGGACCTGCCGGGTCACGGCCGCTCGCTGTGGCGAAAGGACGGCCGCTATGACCCGCACAGCAACGCCGACACCGTGCTGGCGGCGCTCGAGTCGGTGCTCGAACAGCCGGTGTTGCTCGTCGGGATGTCGCTCGGTGGACTCACCGCGAACCGCGTCTCCAAGCTGAACTCGGACCTCGTGACCCGCCAGGTCGTGGTGGACATCACCCCGGGCGTCACGCGCGACAAGGCCAAGGAGATCCACGACTTCATCGCTGGGCCGCAGACCTTCGCCAGCTTCAGCGAGATCTTCGAGCGCACGGTGGAGTTCAACCCGACTCGATCGAAGACCTCGCTTCGCCGTGGCATCCTGCACAACGCGCACCGCCTGGATGACGGATCCTGGGAGTGGAACTACGACCGGGCGCAGCCCGACGGCGGCACCCCGTTCCCCGAGCGCGACGATCTCTGGGCCGACGTCGCGGCCACGAAGATGCCCTATCTGCTCACCCGCGGAGCGGACAGCCCCGTTGTCGACGACGACGATGTGGCGGAGTTGAGGCGCCAGCGCCCTGCGGCGCGTGTCGAGATGGTCGAGGCCGCAGGCCACAGCATCCAGGGCGACCAGCCGGTCGTGCTGGCCGGGATGCTGTCTGCGGAACTGGACGCCTGA